The following are from one region of the Rhizobacter sp. AJA081-3 genome:
- a CDS encoding ABC transporter permease, with translation MRPAWTVFVKEWLDALRDRRTLAVVLLSSVLMGPLVLIALSGLVASFESRAERREVVLDGIEHAPTLVNYLQRQGFAVKPAPEGFEAKLRSSELGDPVLVVPKDFEAALRRAEVPVLVLVSDSANKRSEAGSGRLQRLVAGFNRERATLALALRGVSGELLEPVRLGEKDLANPQTRGTQITGMLPFFVLMAVLYGALNAALDTTAGERERGSLEPLLMNPASPLSLVLGKWAAVSAVALLIAVLSCFSFIPAQWLLRSDTLAALFQFGWREALWFVAIIAPFAAALSALLMAVAIRCRSVKEAQASSAMLILAVSLLPLVGLLNPGGEERWHLWVPALAQNTLMTRVLKGEALGLEPVAITLGVCAVLALLGVGFVARVLRRAAVR, from the coding sequence ATGAGGCCGGCGTGGACCGTGTTCGTCAAGGAGTGGCTCGACGCCCTGCGCGACCGGCGCACGCTCGCCGTGGTGCTGCTGTCCAGCGTGCTGATGGGGCCGCTGGTGCTCATCGCGCTGTCCGGCCTCGTGGCCTCGTTCGAGTCGCGCGCCGAGCGGCGCGAAGTGGTGCTCGACGGCATCGAGCATGCCCCGACGCTGGTGAACTATCTGCAGCGCCAGGGCTTCGCGGTGAAGCCGGCGCCCGAGGGCTTCGAGGCCAAGCTGCGCAGCTCCGAACTGGGCGACCCGGTGCTGGTGGTGCCGAAGGATTTCGAGGCGGCGCTGCGCCGTGCCGAGGTGCCGGTGCTCGTGCTGGTGAGCGACAGTGCCAACAAGCGCAGCGAGGCCGGCAGCGGGCGCCTGCAGCGGCTGGTGGCCGGCTTCAACCGCGAGCGCGCCACGCTGGCGCTGGCCCTGCGCGGCGTGTCCGGCGAACTGCTCGAGCCGGTGCGGCTGGGCGAGAAGGATCTCGCCAACCCGCAGACGCGCGGCACCCAGATCACCGGCATGCTGCCTTTCTTCGTGCTGATGGCGGTGCTCTACGGCGCGCTCAATGCGGCGCTGGACACCACCGCCGGTGAGCGCGAACGCGGCTCCCTGGAGCCGCTGCTGATGAACCCGGCCTCGCCGCTGTCGCTGGTGCTGGGCAAGTGGGCGGCGGTGTCAGCGGTGGCGCTGCTGATCGCGGTACTGAGCTGCTTCAGCTTCATCCCGGCGCAGTGGCTGCTGCGCAGCGACACGCTGGCGGCGCTGTTCCAGTTCGGCTGGCGTGAGGCGCTGTGGTTCGTCGCCATCATCGCGCCCTTCGCCGCGGCGCTCTCGGCGCTGCTGATGGCGGTGGCGATCCGTTGCCGCAGCGTCAAGGAGGCGCAGGCGAGCTCGGCGATGCTGATCCTCGCGGTGTCGCTGCTGCCGCTGGTGGGGCTGCTCAACCCTGGCGGCGAGGAGCGCTGGCACCTGTGGGTGCCGGCGCTGGCGCAGAACACCCTGATGACGCGGGTGCTCAAGGGCGAGGCCCTGGGTCTCGAACCGGTGGCGATCACGCTGGGCGTGTGCGCTGTGCTGGCGCTGCTGGGTGTGGGCTTCGTCGCCCGGGTGCTGCGCCGCGCCGCGGTGCGCTGA
- a CDS encoding Crp/Fnr family transcriptional regulator, which translates to MNAPTDTEIAQLSELYPALKALPPAVSQRALHQQAMWVSVPAGAVLFEEQAPCQGFPMVLSGEVRVARGSSQGRALELYRVGPGELCVVSASCLFGQHLLSANGVATSATRLAVLTPPAFDACCEHEPFRRFVFGVFADRLADLMALAEAVAFQRLDQRLAAALLGHGEVLHASHQALADELGTVREMVTRLLRRFERSGWLSLGRERIELRDAAALRRLAAGEAPAV; encoded by the coding sequence ATGAACGCTCCCACCGACACCGAGATTGCTCAGCTCTCGGAGCTCTACCCGGCACTGAAGGCACTGCCTCCGGCTGTCAGCCAGCGGGCGCTCCATCAGCAGGCGATGTGGGTGTCCGTGCCCGCCGGAGCCGTGCTCTTCGAGGAGCAGGCACCTTGCCAGGGCTTTCCGATGGTGCTTTCGGGCGAGGTTCGCGTGGCCCGCGGGTCCTCGCAAGGGCGTGCCCTGGAGCTGTATCGCGTCGGCCCGGGCGAACTGTGCGTGGTGTCGGCGTCCTGCCTGTTCGGGCAGCACCTGCTCAGCGCCAACGGCGTGGCCACCTCCGCGACGCGCCTGGCCGTGCTCACCCCGCCGGCATTCGACGCCTGCTGCGAACACGAGCCGTTCCGCCGCTTCGTGTTCGGCGTCTTTGCGGACCGCCTGGCCGATCTGATGGCGCTGGCGGAAGCCGTCGCCTTCCAGCGGCTCGACCAGCGGCTGGCGGCCGCGCTGCTCGGCCATGGCGAGGTGCTGCATGCCAGCCACCAGGCCCTGGCTGATGAGCTGGGCACCGTGCGCGAGATGGTGACGCGGCTGCTGCGCCGCTTCGAGCGCTCCGGCTGGCTCAGCCTCGGGCGCGAACGCATCGAGCTGCGCGACGCTGCCGCGCTGCGGCGCCTGGCCGCCGGCGAGGCCCCCGCTGTGTGA
- a CDS encoding YkgJ family cysteine cluster protein, with product MECRPACAACCIAPSISSPIPGLPEGKPAGVRCVQLTEDLRCAVFGLPQRPAVCSSLRPAPAMCGGHRDEAIAWLTRLEVSTAPA from the coding sequence ATGGAATGCCGCCCCGCCTGCGCCGCCTGCTGCATCGCGCCGTCGATCAGCAGCCCGATTCCCGGCCTGCCCGAGGGCAAGCCGGCCGGCGTGCGCTGCGTCCAACTCACCGAAGACTTGCGTTGCGCCGTCTTCGGCCTGCCGCAGCGCCCGGCGGTGTGCAGCTCGCTGCGGCCCGCGCCGGCGATGTGCGGCGGGCACCGTGACGAAGCGATCGCCTGGCTGACCCGGCTCGAAGTCTCCACCGCCCCCGCATGA
- a CDS encoding ATP-binding cassette domain-containing protein, with the protein MIRIEQLAKSFEAPRRWLGRAASPVLAVRDVRLEAADGRITGLLGPNGAGKTTSLRMLAGLIRPDAGRIEVDGIDVAARPREALARMGVLSDARGLYPRLTARENIVYYSALQGMAREEAQARAEALAQMLDCTALLDRRTEGFSQGERMKVALARALVHDPANIVLDEPTNGLDVLATRALRETLQWLASPSGGGKCIVFSTHIMQEVERLCDSVVVVAHGRTVAQGTVAELRTRAGARDFEEAFVRLAYGDEVAA; encoded by the coding sequence GTGATCCGCATCGAACAGCTCGCCAAGTCATTCGAAGCGCCGCGCCGCTGGCTCGGCCGCGCCGCTTCGCCGGTGCTGGCGGTGCGCGATGTGCGGCTCGAAGCGGCCGATGGCCGCATCACCGGCCTGCTCGGTCCCAACGGCGCGGGCAAGACGACGAGCCTGCGCATGCTCGCCGGGCTGATCCGCCCCGACGCGGGCCGCATCGAGGTCGACGGCATCGACGTCGCGGCGCGGCCGCGCGAGGCGCTCGCGCGCATGGGCGTGCTCAGCGATGCACGAGGCCTCTACCCGCGGCTGACGGCGCGCGAGAACATCGTCTACTACTCCGCCCTGCAGGGCATGGCGCGCGAGGAGGCGCAGGCACGCGCCGAAGCGTTGGCGCAGATGCTCGACTGCACCGCGCTGCTCGACCGTCGCACCGAAGGCTTCAGCCAGGGCGAACGCATGAAGGTGGCGCTGGCGCGCGCGCTGGTGCACGACCCGGCCAACATCGTGCTCGACGAGCCGACCAACGGCCTGGACGTGCTGGCCACGCGCGCGCTGCGCGAGACTTTGCAGTGGCTTGCCTCGCCCTCGGGCGGCGGCAAGTGCATCGTCTTCTCCACGCACATCATGCAGGAGGTGGAGCGGTTGTGCGACAGCGTCGTCGTCGTCGCGCACGGCCGCACGGTGGCGCAAGGCACGGTGGCGGAGTTGCGCACGCGCGCCGGGGCGCGCGATTTCGAAGAGGCCTTCGTGCGACTGGCCTACGGCGACGAGGTGGCGGCATGA
- a CDS encoding GNAT family N-acetyltransferase — MKDSPTQLRWRWCRFDELGVHELQNIYTARQLVFVLEQECAYLDADGVDEHSFHLAAWSAQQREPLAYARVVAPGVKYVEPSIGRVITTSAARGTGLGRELVRRAVEHAQAAYPGQGIRISAQSRLERFYAGFGFQRVGEDYLEDNIPHTEMLLPARSTSSTSSGRC, encoded by the coding sequence ATGAAGGATTCACCCACGCAACTGCGCTGGCGCTGGTGCCGCTTCGACGAGCTGGGCGTTCACGAGCTGCAGAACATCTATACCGCGCGGCAGCTGGTGTTCGTGCTCGAGCAGGAGTGCGCCTATCTCGATGCCGACGGCGTCGACGAACACTCATTTCACCTCGCCGCATGGTCGGCGCAGCAGCGCGAGCCGCTGGCCTATGCACGCGTGGTTGCCCCTGGCGTGAAGTACGTGGAGCCGTCGATCGGCCGCGTCATCACCACGAGCGCGGCGCGCGGCACCGGGCTGGGCCGCGAACTGGTGCGCCGTGCGGTCGAACACGCGCAGGCCGCCTACCCTGGGCAAGGCATCCGCATCTCGGCGCAGTCGCGCCTGGAGCGCTTCTACGCCGGCTTCGGTTTCCAGCGGGTCGGCGAGGACTACCTGGAAGACAACATCCCCCACACGGAGATGCTGCTCCCGGCGCGCTCTACTTCGTCGACTTCATCGGGCAGGTGTTGA
- a CDS encoding DUF2892 domain-containing protein has translation MKTNEGTIDRALRVLAGLVLIALAATGTVGVWGWIGLVPLATGLIGWCPAYTLLGINTCPMKSTK, from the coding sequence ATGAAGACGAACGAAGGAACCATCGACCGCGCATTGCGCGTTCTCGCCGGCCTGGTGCTGATCGCGCTGGCCGCCACCGGCACAGTGGGCGTGTGGGGGTGGATCGGACTGGTGCCGCTGGCCACCGGCCTGATCGGCTGGTGCCCCGCCTACACCCTGCTGGGCATCAACACCTGCCCGATGAAGTCGACGAAGTAG